The Ipomoea triloba cultivar NCNSP0323 chromosome 14, ASM357664v1 region acattcacatacaatatactctacattcacaatttgtaaactccacattcacacattataggattatatgtttagtaactatattaccactgttatgcattcacacattcaaaactttatattcataggtcctatactccatattcacaacttgagaactccacattcacgcattacagggctacaagttgctagaactttttaactctattacagattcacacatgcataactctacattcacgatttctatacttcatattcacaatttgaaacctccacattcacacatttctgggcaactctacattcacacaatcataagtctacattcacgatttctatactctacattcacactttgaaacctatACATTcgcacatttttggacaactctatattcaacaatatttttactataaaaaaaaacatatatacgGCCAATTGCAGGTTCAAGTttgaatataacaaaaaaaacttatatacGGCCAGACCCAGATTCAAGTCTATACACCTATCACAAGATACAAGAAAACAAACCATGCTATCATATCAAGAAAATGCATAGCACGAATGTACAAAATCACAAGCCCATCACACTGAATGGGCTCAATCCTATATCCTTGCCGCCTATAATCTATTGGGCTTGATCTTGCTTTGAATAATAGAATCTACGAGCCAAGACTGAGTGATGTAAACCTAAGGCAGCTAGcgccaatatatataatagttcaCCCTAATAAATAAGATATGCCGCAGCCTCTCCTCTCCGCTTCTATCTCAATTCACCATTGCGTATATGTTCTGTACACTTACAACCAGAGAAAGATACAAGGCATACAAGGCTATATAAAGAAGGGAAGGGGAAGGACGGTTACAACGGAAGTAATAGTGAATGACTCTAATGTCCTTCactatcatcttcttcttccaaCATACATGGGATAACCCTACTTTGCTAGCAAAGCAAAGATAAGTATGTATAtggaaaaacaaattaaatacttttgAAACCTTGGACATGCTACTTGATTTAAACATATTTAGTGTCTTAATTGTCTATCTGTTTAAATTAAGAAACATGGGCCATGGTTTCAagagtatttaatttgtttttccaTATACAGATATACTTATCTTTGCTTTGCTAGGGTTATCCCAACCAAGGACGAAAAGAAAAGGATGAAAAAAGAAGATTTGTGTATTAATTAGTTGATGCACATCTCATCTCATAATTATTTATGCTATGTTTTCAATGCAAGcttcaataataaaataaattttcaagaGACATCATGTTGAAGCTAAGctcaaaatattattaataaaaataaaacttaaaaataaaattttatcaaatattaaggggtgtttggtaaatagctgttagttgattgggttagtgagtttgactagttgatatcattagcttattgtagaaaagtattgaataaattagttgttagttgatagctgattatatACAAAATGGTTTTCTTAAAAAGcttattgaaaaaattacattgactagccttttgaattttagcattttgaatcaataagttgttacaaaatgttaattaaccaaacactcgTAGTGGTCCTCCCACCTTTCCACTATCCAGCATTCCAGCCTCTTAGGTTACGGTTAAGGTATATATGGTTTAAACAAGCTAtgcaatgattattattatcttttacaCCACAACCTTTACTCCTTAATTAGTACTtagacaataatataatatatttgtcaTTTGGCAATTTCTAGGTTACAAATTCCTCCTAACAAGAATAGTAGCCAACTTAAACCGATTTAGCTTGAGTCTAGATAAGTTTACctactcaaaagaaaaataaataaagtaaaaaataggGTTTATCTCATGATTATTTCTACTAAATTCTCATGGCAGGCTACAAAATTTTATCAGATATACAACGGGCTTGGCTGATGTGAATGGCCATGCACTCTCTTCCCTTAAAAGAAGTTGGGAGTTCAAATCCCCTCTTGTTAGTTGGGAGTTCAAATTCCCTCTTGTTTGGTCGGCGGTATGACGGCTGCGAACCTGAATGTGGATTAGTCTAAATATGGTACGGACTGGTTGTGCTGATCATCATTatctctccaaataaattcatGTGGCGAAACAATACTCGAAACATAAGAACATATGCCAACAAGGTCCCCATTAGGTACTGATTCTATGAAGAAAGGCCTGAGTGTGTTATTCTTCAAATCATAAACTAATATTGCCCATGAACAAATGGACAAGCTGCTGCATATAAGCACTTCCAGCATATAAGCACTTTGGTATTGCATTCGAGAGAGTATAAGTTTATATGACCCCAACTGAATTTTTCAGATTCAAAATTAGTGGCAAAGATGTTAAACTCAGTGACCCATGATTTCTCCACTCCATATTCTTTCATAACCAGCACTTGTATCAATTCTTTCTGTTCGAGAGCCACACAGAGACGGTCCTTAATGATTCCCATTCCAACAATTACACTACTTTCTCCTCCTCCAGGAATGGATAGCTCTTTGAACTCATCGCTCTCTGGGTCAAAACAAACAATCTTGTTCCACCCCGTTTGCAAATCACTCACCCTCCAATGTAGTGTGTTGTGAAAGTTAATTCCGCAGTCTGTAATGGACTCTGCGTCGTAAGGAAATAACACTTCGTGCCAATCTTTGTTCTTGAGGCTGGCAACAAAAACAGTAGTTGTATCAGAGGAGAAACACACAACGGCCTTGTAATCCCCGGTGGATGGGACAAAGCATAGCCCCGAGACCACAACTTGAAGCCACCAAACGAACAAGCGTTGAAGCTCAAGCACTTTTGTGCAGCAGCGAGTGGAGGGATTCCACAACAGAATATGTTTCCCCACGGAGAAAAGCACCAGCCCGTTGCAAGAacaccaaacactagaaaaccAACGATTTGAGGGGGGAAACCTAGTAGTAGTGTTAAGGAAGTAGGAATTTGCAGTGACCTTGAATAGGGTTTTAATGTGGAGAGTGTTGGTAATGTATGTAACGGCTGATCGGCGGTCGCatgccgccgccgccaccactCGCCCTGGTCCCCGGTAAGAAAGCTTGAAATCGGGGTCGTCTTGTATTATGGAACGCCATTCTTTGCATACGGATTGGCATCGGATGAGAGGTTTTACCTTCAATTTCAAAAGCATACAGCGAATGATCTCAATTGGTATGTGAACTACTACTTCCATGTTTGATCTCATCTGTATCTATAGTCTTCTATACAATATGGCCTGGTGAATTGAGAAGCGAATCGGAGAAAAAGTGAGGCTGCTgcgctgctgctgctgctgcggCATATCATATATGCTTTTTGGGGTACGATGAATTATATATAAGGTTTACACACCGTACATGGGCCGCACCTCAGCGCAAGTGGGAATGAATGCTAATTTTAGCCCAAAACTGATTCACATGCTCTATTAACTTAAATAGCTAGGGCTAATTCACAATTTCTACATCTACCCTTATAATAagagagccaataatgttaggcccctaactggaactaaaaaatgttagtgtaatagtctgctataacatattgtactttgtgttcttcttattgtgcaacctccaattaaattccttataaaaatgttggtgtaatagtctgatataacatattgtactttgtgacctctaattaaattcctaatatatcctaatcctttataattttaccaaatttttcccgttaaatataacggaagtttaacattaaattctttaggcaatttgtttctttattgcagtttacaaacaaattggcaatattctataatacaattctatatagattcctaaattaaaattagaatattgaagtctaaATAGgtttctataatacaattttgtatagattcataactaaaccattattctacacCAAACAACAGTATATATAAACTCCTCCCCTTCTCAcgggtattcacccaaaactaaacctaacatactctgcaacacaccatctacttgacattctataggtatgattgtcaaaatattatcatgctaattctgatctattatttatatttgtactcataatgattacagtttttttttaaaaaaaatatcaatgatggtatactcattaattagtataacttcaatatcgttatgtaaatatatctattgtataatctgttcatctatacttgtataattgtatgtaatgttgtggttctcattatattcctctataatctacacattttagttactcatAACTcctttatgttgtggttcccattatattatttcataacatcctttatgaacatatttctcatggcacaaggatattagtcatgacaaatgcagtaaagttaattgatattgacacacaaactgtagGCTGGAGTTGTATAGTttatgtcattaagaaaaacaaaccaaaaaacgctattagaacgcctgagaaaaagtatatgctcatcgtatttgaggatgaaacagtaagtaaatagtaaaaaatttatcccttttattattattattattattattattattattattattattgttattttatttttatcattattagtactattgttattatgaatatgctctcattcaccaccaacatcattgtaaatgctatatctaaatgcaaggaactcgagttcaatcaatagtgtttgataatgacattagaatgtatgatatcactttacaaaccaacaaatggtacatcatctcaaatgtcattgtcaaa contains the following coding sequences:
- the LOC116003936 gene encoding F-box/kelch-repeat protein At3g06240-like, producing MEVVVHIPIEIIRCMLLKLKVKPLIRCQSVCKEWRSIIQDDPDFKLSYRGPGRVVAAAACDRRSAVTYITNTLHIKTLFKVTANSYFLNTTTRFPPSNRWFSSVWCSCNGLVLFSVGKHILLWNPSTRCCTKVLELQRLFVWWLQVVVSGLCFVPSTGDYKAVVCFSSDTTTVFVASLKNKDWHEVLFPYDAESITDCGINFHNTLHWRVSDLQTGWNKIVCFDPESDEFKELSIPGGGESSVIVGMGIIKDRLCVALEQKELIQVLVMKEYGVEKSWVTEFNIFATNFESEKFSWGHINLYSLECNTKVLICWKCLYAAACPFVHGQY